In one window of Microscilla marina ATCC 23134 DNA:
- a CDS encoding leucine-rich repeat domain-containing protein, which yields MHSNQAEQEALNKKFLQLLQSFDEANVQLAFTIAQGYPKQPTSQSLHYQHYLKTYLELYQCFCNKNVKYLQPKHVVRLNQMEVLKSRRKELTVIPASVGFLAHVMGLDMARNRIAYLPATIGQMKNLRTINLRNNQLTTLPPEFGQLQQLEELRLYNNQLTQLPHTIGKLQHLKECWLYGNQLKDLPQCIVQLKKLTGMNLGGNRFTYFPSVITQLKQLEKLSFYGNQLTEVSEDIGQLSRLNYLDLGNNQLTSLPSGFGRLSQLKILSLYGNHFTTLPIAIPQLSQLEDLNLSRNQLSNG from the coding sequence ATGCATAGTAATCAAGCGGAGCAAGAAGCGTTGAACAAAAAGTTTTTGCAATTGTTGCAATCGTTCGATGAAGCCAATGTACAACTTGCTTTTACAATAGCCCAAGGCTACCCAAAACAACCCACCAGCCAAAGCCTGCACTACCAGCACTACCTGAAAACCTACCTGGAACTATACCAGTGTTTTTGCAACAAAAACGTAAAATACCTCCAGCCCAAGCACGTTGTCAGACTCAATCAAATGGAAGTGCTTAAGTCAAGACGAAAAGAGTTAACCGTTATTCCTGCGTCGGTGGGTTTTTTGGCTCATGTGATGGGGCTCGATATGGCACGCAACCGCATTGCTTATCTGCCTGCTACCATAGGGCAAATGAAAAACCTGCGCACCATCAACTTACGCAACAACCAACTGACTACTTTGCCTCCTGAGTTTGGACAGTTGCAACAGCTCGAAGAACTACGCTTGTACAACAATCAATTAACCCAACTGCCCCATACCATAGGAAAACTGCAGCACTTGAAAGAATGCTGGTTGTATGGTAACCAACTCAAAGACCTGCCTCAGTGCATTGTGCAACTCAAAAAACTGACTGGAATGAACCTTGGAGGCAATCGGTTTACTTATTTTCCATCAGTCATTACCCAACTCAAGCAATTAGAAAAGTTAAGCTTTTATGGTAACCAATTGACCGAAGTATCTGAAGATATTGGGCAATTGAGTCGGCTCAATTACCTTGATCTGGGCAACAATCAGCTGACAAGCTTACCGTCTGGGTTTGGGCGTTTATCCCAACTAAAAATATTGAGTCTTTATGGCAATCATTTTACTACATTGCCGATAGCCATCCCCCAGCTTTCTCAACTAGAAGATTTAAACCTGAGTAGAAATCAACTTAGTAATGGTTGA
- a CDS encoding RTX toxins and related Ca2+-binding protein — translation MKLFQRFILWQVCSLLLFILGISSVSVAQNTPQVIDIYTGFNNSSNPSELTAIGDKLIFNATTSGAGKEPHLSDGTVTGTSLVQDVFPGTNSSDSRDFTEFKIGGTTYVYYFANDGTQSGALYRTNMATGTTELVVNVNPPGSISSSPGAGSGKFLVNVNGTLFFAGQDPKGRQECLKVMVLPQEPYWLKTSTLLLWVFSPCLQTPKT, via the coding sequence ATGAAATTATTTCAACGTTTTATCCTTTGGCAGGTATGTAGCCTGCTATTATTTATTTTGGGTATATCGTCTGTTAGTGTAGCGCAAAATACCCCTCAAGTGATTGATATTTATACTGGGTTCAATAACTCCAGCAACCCTTCGGAGTTAACTGCCATTGGCGACAAACTCATCTTTAATGCCACTACTTCGGGGGCAGGCAAAGAGCCTCACTTAAGCGATGGTACTGTAACGGGCACCTCTCTTGTGCAAGATGTTTTTCCGGGTACAAATAGCTCCGATTCCAGGGACTTTACGGAGTTTAAAATAGGTGGAACCACCTATGTCTATTATTTTGCCAATGATGGCACTCAATCAGGAGCTTTGTATCGCACCAATATGGCAACCGGCACCACTGAGTTGGTGGTAAATGTAAATCCACCAGGGAGCATCAGCAGTTCTCCAGGAGCTGGTAGCGGCAAATTTTTGGTCAATGTAAATGGTACCTTGTTTTTTGCTGGGCAAGACCCAAAAGGGAGGCAAGAATGTTTAAAAGTGATGGTACTGCCGCAGGAACCGTATTGGTTAAAGACATCAACGCTACTTCTCTGGGTTTTTTCACCATGCCTTCAAACCCCGAAAACCTGA
- a CDS encoding Ig-like domain-containing protein: MFKSDGTAAGTVLVKDINATSLGFFTMPSNPENLTNINGKLFFTADADFDGGGTAVNRELWVSDGTEAGTYMVKDIHPTGSSHPSNLIMKDGFCYFFANDGTSTSLWFSNGTPAGTQKVQFPAGTTVDPTAGLTLAGNQLFFAATDATRGTELWYSNGSVANPIDIYPGANSSNPQNFTQVGGDCYFTAVGEGKGVELWRSNGTSASLVKDIQPGFFGSNPSNLTSVKASLNGSTVNLLYFTAFTVTNGVELWKSDGTTSGTLLVNDLNPSAASNASRISRITAVPLATNQDRVFFSAYNGDANVGTELWHTIANATHPPNPPVPVPTPVRCGVGTLVLQVEGATVGQKYRWYASADATSFVKQSIDHNDQSFITPLLNASQSFYVSTVSTDGVWESDRVEVTAQVVTSLPSPIVNHRQICGTGQLGLTASSDAPIAVQYRWYDAPNGGVLLQQSTNAEYVVEVSGSTTYYVSVYSETCGFESTRTALMITYSPLTGGIIGGGQEVQIGGIPASITSEEEAGGGFGYIRYQWQSSENGIDWRLIAGEGNGDYQPGALTTTTYFRRLASSVECGQTVSNVVKVEVVPPLNTPTFEGQLAAVDTVWAVKLAWQNNDDRTEGFYLEKGDGVNFTPLATLTANENSYIDYGSILGNKAYYRLRAFKGSVTSEYVEIRIAPDPEPLPGGAGAEAGENTLVYPNPVGEIANIKLDMPESGHGEMILRSNEGRAVLRSSFNKTSEDEAFTLQLQSIKPGIYWLEIMIEGKRVVKRIIKN, translated from the coding sequence ATGTTTAAAAGTGATGGTACTGCCGCAGGAACCGTATTGGTTAAAGACATCAACGCTACTTCTCTGGGTTTTTTCACCATGCCTTCAAACCCCGAAAACCTGACCAACATTAACGGCAAGTTATTTTTTACGGCGGATGCTGATTTTGACGGGGGAGGAACCGCTGTAAACCGTGAGCTGTGGGTGAGCGATGGTACTGAAGCTGGTACCTATATGGTCAAAGACATTCACCCAACTGGAAGTTCCCACCCTAGTAATTTAATAATGAAAGATGGATTTTGTTATTTCTTTGCCAACGATGGCACCAGTACTTCATTGTGGTTTAGCAACGGTACTCCTGCAGGCACTCAAAAAGTACAGTTTCCGGCAGGTACCACAGTAGACCCTACGGCTGGTTTGACATTGGCAGGCAATCAATTATTTTTTGCTGCTACCGATGCTACAAGAGGTACTGAACTCTGGTATAGCAATGGAAGCGTAGCAAACCCTATAGATATATACCCAGGGGCAAACAGTTCTAACCCTCAAAACTTTACTCAAGTAGGAGGTGATTGTTACTTTACTGCTGTAGGCGAAGGCAAAGGTGTCGAGCTTTGGCGAAGCAATGGCACAAGCGCCTCTTTGGTCAAAGACATTCAACCTGGGTTCTTTGGCTCAAACCCCAGTAATCTCACTTCAGTAAAAGCTTCGCTAAACGGCAGTACTGTTAACCTTTTATACTTTACGGCTTTTACGGTCACCAATGGAGTTGAACTGTGGAAAAGTGATGGTACAACTTCGGGCACTTTGTTGGTAAATGACCTAAATCCTAGCGCAGCCTCGAACGCATCTAGAATTTCGCGCATTACAGCAGTACCTTTAGCTACCAATCAAGACCGTGTTTTCTTCTCGGCTTACAATGGAGATGCAAATGTAGGAACAGAATTGTGGCATACCATTGCCAATGCTACCCATCCACCCAATCCACCGGTTCCTGTACCCACTCCTGTGAGGTGTGGGGTGGGTACCCTGGTTTTGCAAGTAGAAGGAGCCACAGTTGGGCAAAAATACCGTTGGTATGCTTCTGCCGACGCTACCAGTTTTGTGAAACAATCTATAGACCATAATGACCAATCTTTTATCACCCCTTTACTAAACGCCAGTCAGAGCTTTTATGTAAGTACAGTAAGTACTGACGGCGTATGGGAAAGCGACCGGGTAGAAGTAACCGCTCAGGTAGTGACCTCACTGCCTTCACCGATTGTGAATCACCGTCAAATATGTGGTACAGGTCAATTAGGGCTGACTGCCTCTTCTGATGCACCCATAGCCGTGCAATACCGTTGGTATGATGCACCTAACGGAGGGGTTTTATTACAACAAAGCACCAACGCTGAATATGTGGTAGAGGTATCGGGTAGTACTACTTATTATGTGAGTGTTTATAGCGAAACCTGTGGTTTTGAAAGCACACGCACTGCTTTGATGATTACTTATTCGCCTTTAACGGGAGGCATCATAGGTGGAGGTCAAGAGGTACAAATTGGAGGGATTCCTGCTTCCATCACATCGGAGGAAGAAGCAGGAGGAGGTTTTGGGTACATTCGCTACCAGTGGCAAAGTTCAGAAAACGGCATAGATTGGCGATTGATTGCAGGCGAAGGCAACGGCGATTATCAGCCAGGTGCTTTGACTACTACTACCTACTTCCGTCGTTTGGCGTCTTCTGTCGAGTGTGGACAAACTGTGTCTAACGTGGTGAAGGTAGAGGTTGTTCCACCTTTAAATACCCCTACTTTTGAGGGACAACTCGCTGCAGTTGATACTGTGTGGGCGGTGAAACTAGCCTGGCAAAACAATGATGACCGAACCGAAGGTTTTTACCTGGAAAAAGGAGATGGAGTAAATTTTACCCCGTTGGCTACACTTACTGCTAATGAGAATAGTTACATTGATTATGGCAGCATTTTAGGCAACAAGGCTTATTATCGCTTGCGCGCTTTCAAGGGCAGTGTGACTTCGGAGTATGTAGAGATCAGGATTGCGCCTGATCCTGAGCCATTGCCAGGCGGAGCCGGAGCAGAGGCAGGAGAAAACACTTTGGTATACCCTAACCCAGTGGGCGAAATAGCCAACATTAAGCTAGATATGCCCGAAAGCGGCCACGGTGAAATGATATTACGAAGCAATGAAGGGAGGGCAGTATTGCGGTCTTCATTTAATAAAACCTCAGAAGATGAAGCTTTTACTTTACAACTTCAGTCTATCAAACCAGGTATTTACTGGCTTGAAATTATGATTGAGGGCAAGCGGGTAGTAAAAAGAATCATTAAAAACTGA